The following coding sequences are from one Saprospiraceae bacterium window:
- the recG gene encoding ATP-dependent DNA helicase RecG has protein sequence MTSKLDTSIEFLKGVGPARAKLLNKHLNIFTFGDLLSHFPFRYVDKSVFHNIKSLVEDEYAQLLVSVSNLKIRTNGKTRWLTAKATDATGQMELIWFKFSDWQQELLQAHQYFVIYGKVNHQGNNPSIIHPEVEPYNPQQQSSKARWEGIYSSGEVLAGNYLHSKGLHKLISQCLSQVSERDIPETLPQYMISKIKVISKYQAILQIHQPRTELEINQARDRMKFEELFYVQLRLLKNKYLRQTQQNGILIPKPGLSYTEFISNFLPFKLTKAQERVLQEIKTDLKSGHQMNRLLQGDVGSGKTIVALLTMLMTIDHDLQACIMAPTEVLAMQHYKGISELLAPTKLNCELLTSQTKTRDRKLIYHDLESGMLKILVGTHALLEDKVRFKKLGIVVIDEQHRFGVGQRAKLWEKNESTAPHILVMTATPIPRTLAMSLYGDLDISIIDELPPGRKEIKTIHVRDFHRMQLYEFMRKEIALGRQIYIVYPLIEESEKLDIENLNLGYQKLLEYFPEPTFRISVVHGRMKAQDKADQMDYFVRGLSHIMVATTVIEVGVNVPNASVMVIENAERFGLSQLHQLRGRVGRGSDQSYCMLMTADRIGKVSAARIKIMCDTNDGFKIAQADLEIRGPGDIDGTRQSGLLELKVANIYEDNRILQAARSWAEQILKKDPSLENPHNRQLKGHLLLTGSAKFWGRIS, from the coding sequence GTGACAAGCAAACTGGATACATCCATAGAATTTCTCAAGGGCGTAGGACCGGCTAGAGCTAAATTGCTCAACAAGCACCTCAATATTTTCACTTTTGGCGATTTACTCAGTCATTTTCCATTCCGCTATGTAGATAAGTCTGTTTTCCATAATATCAAATCATTGGTTGAAGATGAATATGCTCAATTACTTGTAAGCGTCTCCAATCTCAAAATTCGGACAAACGGTAAAACCAGATGGTTGACTGCAAAAGCAACAGACGCCACAGGTCAGATGGAGCTAATTTGGTTCAAATTTAGCGACTGGCAGCAGGAATTACTCCAAGCGCATCAGTACTTTGTGATTTATGGCAAGGTAAATCATCAGGGTAATAACCCATCTATCATACACCCTGAGGTCGAACCATATAACCCCCAACAGCAAAGCTCAAAAGCAAGATGGGAAGGTATTTACTCTAGTGGAGAAGTTCTTGCCGGAAATTATCTTCACTCCAAAGGCTTACACAAGCTGATAAGCCAGTGTTTGTCGCAAGTGAGTGAAAGAGATATTCCTGAAACTTTGCCGCAGTATATGATCTCAAAAATCAAGGTGATCTCCAAATACCAGGCAATTTTACAAATACATCAACCAAGAACCGAACTGGAAATCAATCAAGCTCGTGATCGGATGAAGTTTGAAGAGTTGTTTTATGTTCAACTCAGATTACTCAAAAATAAATACCTCAGACAAACTCAACAAAATGGTATTCTCATACCAAAACCAGGACTTTCTTATACAGAATTTATTTCAAATTTTCTGCCATTCAAACTCACTAAAGCCCAGGAAAGGGTACTTCAGGAGATTAAAACCGATCTGAAGTCAGGGCATCAGATGAACAGATTGCTTCAAGGAGATGTCGGGAGCGGTAAGACGATAGTTGCTCTATTGACTATGCTCATGACGATAGACCATGATCTTCAGGCCTGCATAATGGCTCCTACCGAAGTGCTGGCTATGCAACATTACAAAGGAATCTCAGAGCTTCTCGCTCCCACTAAATTGAATTGTGAATTACTCACCTCACAAACCAAAACCCGAGACCGAAAGCTCATCTATCATGATCTCGAGTCCGGAATGCTTAAAATTTTGGTAGGTACACATGCGCTATTAGAAGATAAAGTTCGATTCAAAAAGCTTGGGATCGTGGTCATCGACGAACAACATAGGTTTGGTGTAGGTCAAAGGGCAAAACTATGGGAAAAAAACGAAAGCACTGCGCCTCATATTCTGGTCATGACTGCAACACCGATCCCAAGAACACTGGCTATGAGCTTGTATGGAGATCTGGACATTTCAATTATCGACGAATTGCCTCCGGGAAGAAAGGAAATTAAAACAATTCATGTTCGGGATTTCCACCGAATGCAATTGTATGAATTTATGCGAAAAGAGATAGCTCTTGGAAGGCAAATCTACATAGTTTATCCATTGATAGAAGAAAGTGAAAAACTTGACATAGAAAATCTCAACCTTGGCTATCAAAAACTGCTGGAATACTTTCCTGAACCCACATTCAGGATAAGCGTGGTCCATGGAAGAATGAAGGCTCAAGACAAAGCCGACCAAATGGATTATTTTGTACGGGGGCTGTCTCATATTATGGTGGCAACGACTGTCATAGAGGTTGGAGTAAACGTCCCCAATGCCAGTGTAATGGTCATAGAAAATGCTGAACGTTTTGGCCTATCACAACTGCATCAACTCCGAGGTCGTGTGGGTAGAGGCAGCGACCAATCTTATTGTATGTTGATGACAGCAGACCGCATCGGCAAGGTTTCCGCTGCAAGGATCAAAATCATGTGCGATACAAATGACGGTTTCAAAATAGCACAAGCCGATTTGGAAATCAGGGGTCCGGGAGATATTGATGGCACCAGACAATCAGGACTCCTTGAATTGAAAGTGGCAAATATTTATGAAGACAATCGTATTCTTCAAGCAGCCAGGTCCTGGGCGGAGCAAATACTCAAAAAAGATCCATCACTTGAAAACCCACACAATCGCCAACTGAAAGGGCATTTGTTGCTGACTGGGAGTGCAAAATTTTGGGGTCGTATCAGCTGA
- a CDS encoding ankyrin repeat domain-containing protein, with amino-acid sequence MKQIFLGIFICLLSAQVGFSQNEWKETIDGNYASAFSKLVASQSVNKPIVIDNHTTTPLIYACKKGNVDFVKKLIEKGARVNQRAERFTPAMAAAESGCIECMNLLLAAGASLLTKSATSKTPFDYAVENGHDDLAKLILAKETRQKEDVKTQN; translated from the coding sequence ATGAAACAAATATTTTTGGGAATTTTCATTTGCTTACTATCAGCTCAGGTCGGGTTTAGCCAAAATGAGTGGAAAGAAACTATTGACGGCAACTATGCAAGCGCTTTCAGTAAGCTAGTAGCTTCGCAGTCGGTAAACAAACCAATCGTCATAGACAATCATACTACTACCCCTCTCATCTATGCATGTAAGAAAGGAAATGTAGATTTTGTTAAAAAACTGATTGAAAAAGGGGCCAGAGTGAATCAGCGAGCCGAGAGATTTACACCTGCGATGGCAGCAGCTGAGTCCGGATGCATAGAGTGCATGAATTTACTTCTCGCGGCAGGAGCCAGCCTGCTTACAAAATCTGCCACTTCTAAGACACCGTTTGATTATGCGGTAGAAAACGGTCATGATGATCTTGCTAAACTCATTTTAGCTAAGGAAACCAGACAAAAAGAAGACGTAAAAACCCAGAACTGA